The Rhizobium jaguaris nucleotide sequence CGTTCGTCGGCCCAATCTGGGTGCGGAAGGTGCGGTACTGGTAGAAACGATGCGCCCAGGCGGAATAATTGCCGGCGCCAGTGGTGAGAATAGCGTCGACCGGAAGGTGCGAGCGCAGCCATTCCATCACATCCCCCATCTGCACCGGACCCGGTACGACGGGATGCTTCAGATTTTCGAGGTAATCTTGATGCGCTTGAGCGGTCCAGCCCTGCCATGCCGGGTTCGCGATGGGGGACAGTTGCACTGCCCGCGACAGAAAACCAACGGCCGTTGCATTGATCGGCAATGTCGCATGGTAGACGCGGCCTAATTCTTCCGCGCCCGCATGGACATGAACGAGCGTCTGCTTGGGCACAGGGATATCGATGAGGGTGTAGGCTCCCGTGGTCATTTCACCGAGCCTCGCGCCGATCGAAATCAACAGGTCGCAATCTCTCATGTGCTGGATCAGCTTGGGGCCCGCCGCGAGACCTAGATCGCCCGCATAGTTCGCATGCGCGTTGTCGAACAGGTCCTGGCAGCGGAACGATGCTGCGACCGGCAGCGCAAAGGCTTCCGAGAAGCGCCGCAATGCGTCCACTGCCTTCATCGTCCAGCCACCACCGCCGGCCACGACCATCGGGCGCTTGGCGGTTTCTAGAAGCCGGCGCAGCTCGGCCAGTTCCTCGTCGCCGGGATAGGCCTCGACCTTTTTGTAGTGCGGCACGTCGGTGACATCGACGCGGTCGATCAGCATGTCCTCGGGGAGAGCAACGACGACAGGACCCGGGCGGCCATTGACTGCGCGGTGGAATGCCTGGCTGATCAGCTCGGGGATGCGCGCTGCGTCTTCGATTTCCACGACCCATTTCGCCATCTGGCCGAACATGCGGCGGTAGTCGATCTCCTGAAACGCCTCGCGCTCCATCTGGTCACGCGCCACCTGGCCGATGAACAGGATCATCGGCGTCGAATCCTGAAACGCCGTATGGACGCCCACGGAGGCATTGGTCGCGCCGGGACCGCGGGTCACGAAGCAGATACCGGGCTTTCCGGTCATTTTTCCGTACGCTTCGGCCATGTAGGCGGCCCCGCCCTCCTGCCGGCAAACGATGAGTTCGATGTCGTCGCTCGCGTCATGAAGCGCATCGAGTGCTGCCAGATAGCTTTCGCCTGGAACGCAGAAAGCACGTTCGACGCCGTGAATCCGGAGTGCATCAATGAGCACCTGCCCGCCGGTGCGGGTGGTCTTGGTCGTTTCCATTGGGTTCCCCCGAATTGAGTTAAATGACGGCGTCTTCAAGGAACGGACGGTTCGCCACGACCCGCTCGTATCCGAAAGGCGATAGATCCAGGGTCTTGAAGGCCCCGTATGTCATGAGTTCGCTCAAGCCCCGGCCCATGGCTGGCGACTGCTGCAGCCCATGACCGCTGAAGCCGTTGGCAAACAGGAAATTGCTCACTTCGGTGTGAGGGCCTAGCACCACATTATGGTCCAGGACGCAGTAGTCATAGTGCCCGGCCCAGGAATTCACGACCTTGATCGCCTCGAATGCCGGGACCCGGTTGGCGAGCGTCGGCCAGATTTCGTCGTCGAACTCGTCGTGCATCACGTCGAAGTCATTCGGGTCCACCTCAGGATCGTGCTTGGGATAGGTGCCCATGAGATAGAACTTGCCTTCCGGCCGGAAGAACACCCCGGTCGGATCGATGGTCAGGCCGATCTTGCCTTCCAGCGGTGTCCGGCAGTCGACAACGAAGAGCGAGCGCCGCCGCGGCTCTACCGGAACGTCGAGCCCGGCCATCCGCGCCACCTTCTTGCCGTTGGTGCCGGATGTGTTGACCATCGTGCCACAGCCGATGTTCTGGCCACCCTTGGTGGTCACGGAGACAATCCGGTCGCCCTCGCGGTTCACCGCAACGACCTCGTCCTCGATATATTCGACCCCGAGCGAGCGCGCCTTCTTGCGGAACCCCTGCAGCAGCCCGACGCTGTCGAACCAGCCCTCGCCGCGTTCGCCCGTGCTGCCGACAACA carries:
- a CDS encoding thiamine pyrophosphate-binding protein, whose product is METTKTTRTGGQVLIDALRIHGVERAFCVPGESYLAALDALHDASDDIELIVCRQEGGAAYMAEAYGKMTGKPGICFVTRGPGATNASVGVHTAFQDSTPMILFIGQVARDQMEREAFQEIDYRRMFGQMAKWVVEIEDAARIPELISQAFHRAVNGRPGPVVVALPEDMLIDRVDVTDVPHYKKVEAYPGDEELAELRRLLETAKRPMVVAGGGGWTMKAVDALRRFSEAFALPVAASFRCQDLFDNAHANYAGDLGLAAGPKLIQHMRDCDLLISIGARLGEMTTGAYTLIDIPVPKQTLVHVHAGAEELGRVYHATLPINATAVGFLSRAVQLSPIANPAWQGWTAQAHQDYLENLKHPVVPGPVQMGDVMEWLRSHLPVDAILTTGAGNYSAWAHRFYQYRTFRTQIGPTNGSMGYGVPAAIAAKLTDRKRTVVAFAGDGCFLMNGQEIATAMQYDARVIFLVINNGMYGTIRMHQERNYPGRVSGTMLTNPDFASMARSYGLHAETVEATEEFAAAFERSDASGKPALIEIRIDPEALTPKMSLSQIRDQARAQGK
- a CDS encoding NAD(P)/FAD-dependent oxidoreductase, which encodes MQASKPSYDVVIVGGAVVGSSTAYFLATNPDFKGSVLVIEKDWTYQRSATALSSSSIRHQFSNAINVQVSQFGTEFIRNFKHNVAVDDDTAEIGFHEAGYLFLAEDERGEQVLRRNHETQVACGAEVTLLDPEGLGRRFPWLNLEGLVVGSTGERGEGWFDSVGLLQGFRKKARSLGVEYIEDEVVAVNREGDRIVSVTTKGGQNIGCGTMVNTSGTNGKKVARMAGLDVPVEPRRRSLFVVDCRTPLEGKIGLTIDPTGVFFRPEGKFYLMGTYPKHDPEVDPNDFDVMHDEFDDEIWPTLANRVPAFEAIKVVNSWAGHYDYCVLDHNVVLGPHTEVSNFLFANGFSGHGLQQSPAMGRGLSELMTYGAFKTLDLSPFGYERVVANRPFLEDAVI